The sequence ACAGCGCATTGACGTGTCGGTCTTTGAAGTGGGTGAATTGGTGGACGTGACCGGTGTGAGCAAAGGTCGTGGCTTCGCCGGTGGCGTCAAGCGCCATAACTTCAACCGCCAGCGCAAAACGCACGGCCAGAGCGACCGCGAGCGTGCACCTGGTTCGCTGGGTGCCGGTACGTCGCCGGGGCGTGTGTTCAAAGGCAAGCGCTTGCCCGGTCATATGGGGCAAGAGCGCGTGACGGTGCAGAACCTGAAAGTGGTGATGGTTGACCCCGAGCGCAATCTGCTGGTTGTGAAGGGGGCCGTGCCCGGCGCGCGCAACGGTCTGTTGATGATCCGCAAGGCTGCCAAGGCGAAAGCCAAGGCGGGCAAGCGCTAGGGGAGGTCGAACCATGAAGATTCCGGTGTATAACATGCAGGGCGAGCAGGTGCGTGAAATCGAACTGTCGCCCTACATCTACGAAATTGAACCGAATGTGAGTGTGATGCACCAGGCGCTTGTGCGCCAGCATGCCAATGCCCGCTTGGGGACGCACAGCACCAAGACGCGCGCCGAAGTGGCTCGCACGGGTGCAAAGGTGTGGCGCCAGAAAGGGACGGGCCGTGCGCGCCAAGGTTCGCGCCGTGCGCCGCACTGGGTTGGTGGTGGTGTTGCGTTTGGCCCCAAGCCGCGCAAATACACCAAAGATATGCCGAAGAAGATGCGCCGCCTGGCCATTCGCTCGGCGTTGGCCACGAAGGCGCAAGCCGGCAAAATCGTGGTGGTCGAAGATTTGGCCTTTGAAACGCCGCGCACGAAAGAAATGGCGGCTGTGTTGGAACGCTTGGGCATTGGCGGCAAGAGCACCGTTGTGTTGGTCGGCTTGGGCGATGATGAAAACGTCAAGCGCTCAGCCGCGAACCTGGAAGATGTCAAAACGCTGCACTGGCGCTACCTCAATGTGCGCGACCTGTTGGGGCACGAATACTTGCTGATGCCGGTGCAGGCTGTTGAAGCCATTGACGCCCTTTGGGGCGAGAAGGAGGCGTAAGATGCACCCATATGAAGTGCTGAAGCGCCCGATTGTGACCGAAAAATCGTTGCGCTTGCGCGATGAATTCAACCAATACGTCTTTGAAGTGGATCGTCGCGCGAACAAGCGCCAGGTAAAAGAAGCCGTTGAGTTGGCGTTCGATGTGACGGTGGAAGATGTGCGCATTATCAACGTGCCCGGCAAGACGCGCCGCTGGGGGCGCAAGACGGTGCGCACGTCGCCGTGGAAGAAGGCAATCGTCACACTGGCCGAAGGCGACTCGATCCAACTCTTCGAGGGTGTCTAAACGCCGGTGCGCTAGCAGCATGTAGGGAGCGATACGATGGGAATCAAGGTTTACAAGCCAACCACACCCGGCC is a genomic window of Ardenticatena maritima containing:
- the rplC gene encoding 50S ribosomal protein L3 → MKGILGKKIGMTQIYDENGQVIPVTVIEAGPCFVTQIRTKERDGYNAVQLGFEQVKPKKLNKPQLGHLEKANAPALKYLREFPLEDGEELSLGQRIDVSVFEVGELVDVTGVSKGRGFAGGVKRHNFNRQRKTHGQSDRERAPGSLGAGTSPGRVFKGKRLPGHMGQERVTVQNLKVVMVDPERNLLVVKGAVPGARNGLLMIRKAAKAKAKAGKR
- the rplD gene encoding 50S ribosomal protein L4, producing MKIPVYNMQGEQVREIELSPYIYEIEPNVSVMHQALVRQHANARLGTHSTKTRAEVARTGAKVWRQKGTGRARQGSRRAPHWVGGGVAFGPKPRKYTKDMPKKMRRLAIRSALATKAQAGKIVVVEDLAFETPRTKEMAAVLERLGIGGKSTVVLVGLGDDENVKRSAANLEDVKTLHWRYLNVRDLLGHEYLLMPVQAVEAIDALWGEKEA
- a CDS encoding 50S ribosomal protein L23; this translates as MHPYEVLKRPIVTEKSLRLRDEFNQYVFEVDRRANKRQVKEAVELAFDVTVEDVRIINVPGKTRRWGRKTVRTSPWKKAIVTLAEGDSIQLFEGV